From the genome of Deinococcus roseus, one region includes:
- a CDS encoding TetR/AcrR family transcriptional regulator — protein MKKTRDDWFMAGLHLMARNGASSLKIDTLCKDLQVTKGSFYHHFSHLEDYQQQLLDHYEQISTLDIIEHLKSIADPRERLRTLVKTITAYDPSLEIALRAWARTDPRARDLQKRLDTIREAYVLDLVSQIIAEPETAAQLARGLYWLFVGSQQSTFEHDGEQKAQINLLMLDRLGL, from the coding sequence ATGAAGAAGACCCGTGACGACTGGTTCATGGCTGGCCTGCACCTGATGGCCAGAAACGGGGCCAGCAGTCTGAAAATCGACACCCTCTGCAAAGACCTGCAGGTCACCAAGGGGTCGTTCTACCACCATTTTTCGCACCTGGAAGATTACCAGCAGCAACTGCTGGACCATTACGAACAGATCTCTACGCTGGACATCATTGAACACCTGAAAAGCATTGCAGATCCCAGAGAGCGCCTGCGCACCCTGGTGAAAACCATCACGGCTTATGATCCATCCCTGGAAATCGCGTTGAGGGCCTGGGCCAGAACCGACCCCCGGGCCAGGGACCTGCAAAAACGCCTGGACACCATCCGTGAAGCGTATGTGCTGGACCTCGTTTCACAGATCATTGCTGAACCCGAAACGGCAGCACAACTGGCCAGAGGGCTGTACTGGCTTTTTGTGGGCAGTCAGCAAAGCACCTTTGAACACGATGGAGAACAAAAAGCCCAGATCAACCTGCTGATGCTGGACCGCCTGGGCCTTTGA
- a CDS encoding TetR/AcrR family transcriptional regulator, with amino-acid sequence MFKSDATDPLPTRDRILRVALDMFRERGVDAVTMREISKVAEVALGSAYYYFPSKEAIVSAYYEHVQDAHHALVLSQALKTPVLAERMKILFHSKFDVIQQDKKLLGTIFKYAGEPEHPLSVLGPGTRNLQERGLDTIRLILKDQKIPADTEKLLVLGLWALQMVFIMHFIYDETENQQVTREMIDQTLDLVAQVLNLSTFPMLKPMIQPFLEQVMAIVQKTQVGPSVNG; translated from the coding sequence ATGTTCAAATCAGATGCCACAGACCCCCTTCCCACCCGCGACAGGATCCTCCGTGTTGCCCTGGACATGTTCAGAGAACGTGGTGTAGATGCCGTCACCATGCGGGAAATCAGCAAGGTCGCAGAGGTAGCACTGGGATCTGCTTACTATTACTTCCCCAGCAAAGAAGCCATTGTCTCGGCCTATTATGAACACGTTCAGGATGCCCACCATGCCCTGGTGCTGTCCCAGGCCCTCAAAACGCCAGTGCTGGCAGAACGCATGAAGATCCTCTTTCACAGCAAATTCGATGTGATCCAGCAGGACAAAAAACTGCTGGGTACCATCTTCAAATATGCAGGTGAACCCGAACATCCCCTCAGCGTTCTGGGACCAGGCACCCGAAATTTACAGGAACGGGGCCTGGACACCATCCGCCTGATCCTCAAAGACCAGAAAATCCCTGCAGACACCGAAAAACTGCTGGTGCTGGGGTTGTGGGCCTTGCAGATGGTCTTCATCATGCACTTCATTTACGACGAAACCGAAAACCAGCAGGTCACCCGTGAGATGATCGACCAGACCCTGGATCTGGTGGCCCAGGTGCTGAACCTCAGCACCTTTCCCATGCTGAAACCCATGATCCAGCCTTTCCTGGAGCAGGTGATGGCCATTGTGCAAAAAACCCAGGTGGGACCCAGCGTGAACGGATGA
- a CDS encoding DUF2867 domain-containing protein produces the protein MIRTQYSPGQYPQGLLPFTRKAHYIEVKRVQTRKPLRDFIAGCFSYSPSWLSFLYWLRGKLVPLIGLKGHGVLEMQRLTARDIPFVKGKKAAFFTVHHAEGNLWVAGASEKHLTAYLAIEKQQDHIQFYTLIEYHHWTGRLYYAIIAPFHHLVVNNMIRAGLL, from the coding sequence ATGATTCGCACCCAGTACAGCCCCGGCCAGTATCCCCAGGGACTTCTCCCCTTCACCCGGAAGGCGCATTACATCGAGGTCAAAAGGGTTCAGACCCGCAAACCCCTCAGGGATTTCATTGCAGGATGTTTTTCTTATTCCCCCTCCTGGCTGTCCTTTCTGTACTGGTTGAGGGGAAAACTGGTGCCTCTGATTGGCCTGAAAGGCCATGGGGTTCTGGAAATGCAGCGCCTGACCGCCAGAGACATTCCTTTTGTCAAAGGCAAAAAAGCGGCTTTCTTCACGGTGCACCATGCAGAAGGGAATTTGTGGGTGGCCGGGGCCAGCGAGAAGCACCTCACCGCTTACCTGGCCATTGAAAAACAACAGGACCACATCCAGTTTTACACCCTGATTGAGTACCACCACTGGACCGGACGGCTGTATTACGCCATCATTGCGCCCTTTCACCATCTGGTGGTCAACAACATGATCCGGGCAGGTTTGCTGTGA
- a CDS encoding RNA-guided endonuclease InsQ/TnpB family protein has product MKITLTAKLKLRHTPEQKAALDAVTLAYRDALNFASEVAHGENKMSQAAKLQKMVYEDLREKFGLPSQMACNAPRQVASSYKVQWTKFRQNQAARDLGHTKRRYKGLDHPCKFVSRTLTYNFGRDYSWKKNQQVSVQTLEGRQVIPYDGYSKHLAYIQQGCEVGAAKLYYQKSKKQYYLLVSLDVDIAEPRPEHHKQVIGVDVGQRYHAVVSNTRNHALFQSGKQARQRKDHFARLRQHLQRKGTRSATRRLTEISGRERRFIADWNHKLSQRILRRFPHAFIGLEDLTNIRDRTEGRNNPKATKKVRTHKRRRSQWSFAELQSFLAYKAPLNGSMTVKVDANYTSQACTCCGHTSKGNRPKAGLMFVCENCGYEVHSDLLGSRNIALRALVSRQDWEATGCLSTTPDVTHAEAKTVRLLRYAGLRWSAVANPDQTL; this is encoded by the coding sequence GTGAAGATCACCCTCACTGCCAAGCTGAAGTTGCGGCACACCCCAGAGCAGAAAGCCGCTCTGGATGCCGTGACGTTGGCCTACCGTGATGCGTTGAACTTCGCCTCTGAAGTTGCCCATGGCGAAAATAAAATGTCTCAGGCAGCAAAACTTCAGAAGATGGTCTACGAGGACTTGCGGGAAAAGTTTGGCTTGCCCTCTCAAATGGCCTGTAATGCACCTCGCCAGGTGGCGAGTAGCTACAAGGTTCAGTGGACCAAGTTCCGCCAGAATCAGGCAGCCAGAGATTTGGGTCACACCAAACGCCGTTACAAGGGACTGGATCACCCCTGCAAGTTCGTCAGTCGCACCCTGACCTACAACTTTGGGCGTGACTACTCCTGGAAGAAAAACCAACAGGTCAGTGTGCAAACCCTCGAAGGCCGTCAAGTCATCCCCTACGACGGTTACTCCAAACACCTTGCCTACATCCAGCAAGGCTGTGAAGTCGGGGCCGCAAAGCTCTATTACCAGAAGTCCAAAAAACAGTACTACCTCCTGGTCTCTCTGGACGTTGACATTGCCGAACCCAGACCAGAGCACCACAAACAGGTCATCGGTGTGGATGTGGGACAACGCTACCATGCTGTGGTCTCGAACACCCGCAACCATGCTCTTTTCCAGAGCGGCAAGCAGGCCCGCCAAAGGAAAGACCATTTTGCCCGCTTGCGTCAACACCTTCAGCGTAAAGGCACTCGCTCCGCCACCCGTCGTTTGACGGAAATCAGTGGGCGAGAAAGACGGTTTATCGCTGATTGGAACCACAAGTTAAGCCAACGCATTCTTCGACGTTTCCCTCATGCTTTCATTGGGCTTGAGGATTTGACGAACATCCGTGACCGTACTGAGGGGAGAAACAACCCCAAAGCCACGAAAAAAGTGCGTACCCACAAACGCCGTAGAAGTCAGTGGAGCTTTGCGGAACTGCAAAGCTTTCTGGCTTACAAAGCACCGCTGAATGGGTCGATGACGGTGAAAGTGGATGCGAACTACACCAGCCAAGCGTGTACTTGCTGCGGCCATACCAGCAAGGGAAACAGACCGAAAGCTGGGCTGATGTTTGTGTGTGAGAACTGCGGATACGAAGTGCATTCTGACCTCTTGGGTTCCAGAAACATTGCTTTGAGAGCGCTGGTTTCCCGGCAGGACTGGGAGGCTACGGGGTGCTTATCGACCACCCCTGACGTGACGCACGCTGAAGCCAAAACGGTACGCCTCTTGAGGTACGCCGGACTGCGGTGGAGTGCAGTTGCAAACCCCGATCAGACCTTGTGA
- a CDS encoding ABC transporter ATP-binding protein — MSILAIQDLYKNYGARPAVQGVNMNIGTGQIYGFLGPNGAGKTTTIRMLLGLIRPSRGNIELFQQHLNRRALTKVGAIVEAPSAYGHLTGKENLQVVAKLRGMNERNISELLDYVGLKDAQNRVVRGYSLGMKGRLSIAAALMGSPEFLVLDEPTNGLDPNGIREVRELIQSLPQRGITVMVSSHILSEVEQMATHVGIIHQGMMRYEGALKDLQNRSKPVLRLKVSDPTVALGKVQQLHPQASLHEQLLEIPAPAEAAPAIVRDLVGQNFDVYSITSHQATLEDLFMNITREGAK; from the coding sequence ATGAGCATCCTTGCCATTCAAGACCTGTACAAAAATTACGGAGCCCGCCCTGCCGTCCAGGGCGTCAACATGAACATCGGAACCGGACAGATCTACGGATTTCTGGGACCCAACGGAGCAGGCAAAACCACCACCATCCGCATGCTGCTGGGCCTGATCCGCCCCTCCAGAGGCAACATCGAACTGTTCCAGCAGCACCTCAACCGCCGTGCCCTCACCAAAGTGGGAGCCATTGTGGAAGCCCCCAGTGCCTACGGACACCTGACCGGCAAAGAAAACCTGCAGGTGGTGGCCAAACTGCGGGGCATGAACGAGCGCAACATCAGCGAACTGCTGGACTATGTGGGCCTCAAAGATGCCCAGAACCGGGTGGTGCGCGGGTACTCCCTGGGCATGAAAGGCCGCCTCTCCATTGCCGCGGCCCTGATGGGATCCCCCGAGTTTCTGGTGCTGGACGAACCCACCAACGGACTTGACCCCAACGGCATCCGGGAAGTGCGCGAACTGATCCAGTCCCTGCCCCAGCGTGGCATCACCGTGATGGTCTCCAGCCACATCCTCTCCGAAGTGGAACAGATGGCCACCCATGTGGGCATCATCCACCAGGGCATGATGCGCTACGAAGGCGCTTTAAAAGACCTGCAGAACCGCTCCAAACCCGTGCTGCGCCTGAAGGTCAGCGATCCCACGGTGGCCCTGGGCAAAGTGCAGCAACTTCACCCCCAGGCCAGCCTGCATGAACAACTGCTGGAAATTCCTGCCCCTGCAGAAGCGGCTCCCGCCATCGTGCGTGACCTGGTTGGACAGAACTTCGATGTGTACAGCATCACCTCCCACCAGGCCACCCTGGAAGACCTCTTCATGAACATCACCAGAGAAGGTGCAAAATGA
- a CDS encoding SDR family oxidoreductase, whose amino-acid sequence MFQNDLLAGKHVLVTGGGSGLGKSMVKRFLELGAEVTILGRRENVLQETVQEFESLGSIFYQTCDVKNPEQVTEVLNTIEQRRPIDALVNNAAGNFISPTQMLSHRAVDAVLGIVLHGTFYCTLEMGKRWIARKSGGVVLNIATTYAQSGSGYVVPSAVAKAGVVTLTKSLAAEWGKYGIRLNAVAPGPFPTEGAWERLLPSEEFGEKLKSRVPLRRYGEHIELANLASFLLSDLSGFITGDLIHIDGGESVWNAGEFNILDELSAQDWMKMAESRKKG is encoded by the coding sequence ATGTTTCAAAACGATTTGCTGGCAGGAAAGCACGTCCTGGTCACAGGTGGCGGCAGTGGACTGGGAAAAAGCATGGTCAAAAGGTTTCTGGAACTGGGCGCAGAAGTCACCATTCTGGGCCGCCGGGAAAACGTTCTGCAGGAAACCGTGCAGGAATTTGAAAGCCTGGGCAGCATCTTCTACCAGACCTGCGACGTGAAAAACCCCGAACAGGTCACAGAAGTGCTGAACACCATCGAACAGCGAAGACCCATTGATGCACTGGTCAACAACGCAGCAGGGAACTTCATCTCCCCCACCCAGATGCTGTCCCACCGTGCCGTGGACGCGGTGCTGGGCATTGTTTTGCACGGCACTTTCTATTGCACCCTGGAAATGGGCAAACGCTGGATTGCTCGCAAAAGCGGTGGCGTGGTCCTGAACATCGCCACCACCTACGCCCAGAGTGGCAGTGGATATGTGGTGCCCAGTGCAGTGGCCAAAGCTGGAGTGGTCACCCTCACCAAATCCCTGGCCGCCGAATGGGGCAAATACGGCATCCGGTTGAACGCTGTGGCACCCGGTCCTTTTCCCACCGAAGGGGCCTGGGAAAGGCTCTTGCCTTCTGAAGAATTCGGAGAAAAGCTGAAAAGCCGGGTTCCTTTGCGGCGCTACGGAGAGCACATTGAACTGGCAAATCTGGCCAGCTTCCTGCTCAGTGACCTTTCAGGCTTCATCACCGGAGATTTGATTCACATCGATGGTGGAGAAAGCGTGTGGAATGCTGGAGAATTCAACATTCTGGATGAGCTTTCTGCCCAGGACTGGATGAAAATGGCCGAAAGCCGCAAAAAAGGCTGA
- a CDS encoding ABC transporter permease: MIGLLQAEALKYRRTPTLLLSIGVPIGLGLLIWAALTFGSGLHGLKGAAGWKMLGQFLSQMWIQMVLPFGAAIISSQVWGLETQDNHLKHLLVQPITRTQVYFTKLIALIALIALGIAMMGLVYLGIGTIRGFGEGQQVLDLLKNIGLSSLVALPLVTLHLWISMRVKAITLNISLAVLGVMAAGFAAGSKFWYYVPWTYTSAVHAAKTHDMALILAGGVTLLIVILSVLDFRRRDLH, translated from the coding sequence ATGATCGGACTGTTGCAAGCTGAAGCCCTGAAATACCGCCGCACCCCCACCCTGCTGCTCTCCATCGGCGTGCCCATCGGACTGGGCCTGCTGATCTGGGCTGCCCTGACCTTTGGCAGTGGTTTGCATGGTCTGAAAGGCGCTGCAGGCTGGAAGATGCTGGGACAGTTCCTCTCCCAGATGTGGATTCAGATGGTGCTGCCTTTTGGTGCCGCCATCATCAGCTCACAGGTGTGGGGTCTGGAAACCCAGGACAACCACCTCAAACACCTGCTGGTGCAGCCCATCACCCGCACCCAGGTGTACTTCACCAAACTGATTGCCCTGATTGCCCTGATTGCCCTTGGCATTGCCATGATGGGTCTGGTCTACCTGGGCATTGGAACCATTCGCGGTTTTGGTGAAGGCCAGCAGGTGCTGGATTTGCTGAAAAACATCGGCCTGAGCAGTCTGGTGGCTTTGCCCCTGGTGACCCTGCACCTGTGGATCAGCATGCGCGTCAAGGCCATCACCCTCAACATCAGTCTGGCCGTGCTGGGTGTGATGGCTGCTGGATTCGCTGCAGGAAGCAAGTTCTGGTACTACGTGCCCTGGACCTACACCTCCGCTGTGCACGCCGCCAAGACCCATGACATGGCCCTGATTCTCGCTGGGGGTGTGACCCTCTTGATCGTGATCCTCAGCGTGCTGGACTTCAGAAGAAGAGACCTGCACTGA
- a CDS encoding prolyl oligopeptidase family serine peptidase has translation MNELHDPYLWLEEIEDPNAQQWVNAQRQQLAWLEQQPEVQNLQQRIETALNGNDNIAIPNCHHGWFYNFWKDAQHPRGIWRRTTPQSYRQEQPDWEVLLDVDVLANQEQESWVWQESVICPDDPDRALVFLSRGGADATVMREFDLQSKTFLAEGFFAPENKQSASWKDRDTLWITCALNEQEKTLAGYPYITRVWHRGQPLQEATAVHTGQPTDAGIWTYTEQTGGHQYQVIRQLVNFFDAELHINWQNQVHRIHKPPRSESIFFHDLVVCWLREDWTQQDQTFTAGSLIITPLQEALQPDPAYDLLFAPPAGMSLQSLTATSTHILITALHHVRSEVHAFSRTLQGWNRQQIEVPALARINLWAEDPDSSDAFFMTVTGFLTPTTLLRMTPEGDAEVLKSNPHRFDTQGLVVEQHFATSKDGTQIPYFQVAPAHLPLTGQHPTLLYGYGGFEHALMPSYSSGLGLGWLSKGGVYVLSNIRGGSEYGPMWHQAVLRENRQKAYEDFIAIAEDLIRRGVTSPEHLGIRGGSNGGLLTSVMLTQRPELFKAVVSEVPLTDMFRYHKLLAGASWVAEYGDPETEDWNFLSQYSPYHNVKTAAEQPYPRTFYLSSTRDDRVHPAHARKMVARLKEAGHDVLYYENTEGGHAGSANNQQTAHWQALVYSFLWQELQ, from the coding sequence ATGAATGAATTGCACGATCCTTATCTATGGTTGGAAGAGATTGAAGACCCCAATGCCCAGCAGTGGGTGAATGCCCAGAGGCAGCAGCTTGCCTGGCTGGAACAACAGCCTGAGGTTCAAAACCTGCAGCAGAGGATTGAAACAGCCTTGAATGGCAACGACAACATTGCCATTCCGAACTGTCACCACGGGTGGTTCTACAACTTCTGGAAAGATGCCCAGCACCCCAGAGGCATCTGGCGCAGAACCACCCCACAGTCTTACCGTCAGGAGCAACCCGACTGGGAAGTGTTGCTGGATGTGGATGTGCTGGCCAATCAGGAACAGGAAAGCTGGGTGTGGCAAGAAAGCGTGATCTGTCCCGATGATCCAGACCGTGCGCTGGTCTTTCTTTCCAGGGGTGGAGCAGATGCCACTGTGATGCGGGAATTTGATTTGCAAAGCAAAACTTTTCTTGCAGAAGGTTTCTTTGCCCCCGAAAACAAGCAATCTGCCAGCTGGAAGGACAGAGACACCCTGTGGATCACCTGTGCCCTGAATGAACAGGAAAAAACCCTGGCCGGGTATCCCTACATCACCAGAGTGTGGCACAGGGGACAGCCCCTGCAGGAAGCCACAGCAGTGCACACTGGCCAGCCCACCGATGCAGGGATCTGGACCTACACCGAGCAAACCGGAGGCCACCAGTACCAGGTGATCCGGCAACTGGTGAACTTTTTTGATGCAGAACTACACATCAACTGGCAAAATCAGGTGCACCGCATCCACAAACCCCCCCGTTCAGAGTCCATCTTTTTTCATGACCTGGTGGTGTGCTGGTTGCGAGAAGACTGGACCCAGCAGGACCAGACGTTCACGGCAGGCAGCCTGATCATTACCCCTTTGCAAGAAGCCCTGCAGCCCGACCCTGCTTATGATCTGCTTTTTGCTCCACCTGCAGGCATGTCTCTGCAAAGCCTGACCGCCACCAGCACCCACATCCTGATCACGGCATTGCACCATGTGCGCAGCGAGGTTCATGCTTTCTCCAGAACCCTGCAAGGCTGGAACAGACAGCAGATCGAGGTGCCCGCCCTCGCCAGAATCAACCTCTGGGCAGAGGATCCAGACAGCAGCGATGCTTTTTTCATGACCGTGACGGGTTTCCTCACCCCCACCACCCTGCTCAGAATGACCCCGGAGGGGGATGCTGAAGTGTTGAAATCCAACCCGCACCGTTTTGACACCCAGGGTCTGGTGGTGGAACAGCACTTCGCGACCAGCAAGGATGGCACCCAGATTCCTTATTTTCAGGTGGCTCCAGCCCACTTGCCCCTTACGGGTCAGCATCCCACCTTGCTGTATGGCTATGGCGGATTTGAACACGCCCTGATGCCCAGTTACAGCTCAGGACTGGGCCTGGGATGGCTCAGCAAAGGCGGAGTGTATGTGCTGTCCAACATCCGTGGAGGCAGCGAATATGGCCCCATGTGGCACCAGGCTGTCCTGCGGGAAAACCGCCAGAAAGCCTATGAAGATTTCATTGCCATTGCAGAAGACCTGATCCGGCGTGGAGTGACTTCACCTGAGCACCTGGGCATTCGGGGAGGCAGCAACGGAGGCCTCTTGACCAGCGTGATGCTGACCCAGCGCCCGGAACTCTTCAAAGCGGTGGTGTCGGAGGTGCCCCTGACGGACATGTTCAGGTACCACAAGCTGCTGGCCGGGGCAAGCTGGGTGGCAGAATACGGCGACCCTGAAACCGAGGACTGGAACTTCCTGAGCCAGTACAGTCCCTACCACAACGTCAAAACGGCTGCAGAGCAGCCTTACCCTCGCACCTTTTACCTGAGTTCCACCCGCGATGACCGGGTGCATCCTGCCCATGCCCGCAAGATGGTGGCCCGCCTGAAAGAAGCAGGCCATGATGTGTTGTACTACGAGAACACCGAGGGAGGACACGCAGGCTCGGCCAACAACCAGCAGACGGCCCACTGGCAGGCCCTGGTCTACAGCTTCCTGTGGCAAGAACTGCAGTGA